One Salvia splendens isolate huo1 chromosome 12, SspV2, whole genome shotgun sequence genomic window carries:
- the LOC121756967 gene encoding 50S ribosomal protein L34, chloroplastic-like codes for MASCFSVGTTLCYRGSNFSTPSASISLASKTATSLSLNARPKAQISSGPLHSAFTPSSLSLSSASSFSGLSLGLCLSASIGKASEKRRGLVVRASKYLLCQTKRNRSRKSLARTHGFRKRMSTTSGIALIKRRRAKGRWKLCTKTNPSSGKRA; via the exons ATGGCGTCCTGCTTTTCAGTGGGAACAACTCTGTGTTACAGAGGGAGTAATTTCAGCACACCTTCAGCTTCAATTTCACTAGCTTCAAAAACTGCTACTTCTCTTTCACTCAACGCGAGACCTAAGGCGCAGATTTCTTCTGGCCCTCTCCATTCTGCCTTCACGCCatcatctctttctctctcttccgcTTCTTCCTTCTCAG GATTGTCATTGGGCTTGTGTCTGAGTGCCAGCATTGGGAAGGCAAGTGAGAAGAGGCGTGGGCTAGTTGTGAGAGCATCCAAATATCTGCTGTGTCAAACCAAGAGGAACAGATCAAGAAAATCGCTGGCTCGAACGCATGGCTTCCGCAAGCGTATGAGCACTACCAGTGGGATAGCACTCATCAAGCGTAGACGCGCCAAAGGCCGCTGGAAGCTCTGCACAAAGACAAACCCCAGCAGCGGCAAACGAGCCTGA